The Elusimicrobiota bacterium genome has a segment encoding these proteins:
- the yajC gene encoding preprotein translocase subunit YajC, translating into MQPQANPIISLFPIAAIFLIFYFLLIRPQQKQQKAHQKMLEGLKKGDRILTTGGLYGAIVGLKGNDLEVRFSETVKLTVARSAVASLLSSEGDCAQTSAKTPSAIS; encoded by the coding sequence ATGCAACCGCAAGCCAATCCCATCATCAGTCTTTTCCCCATCGCCGCCATATTCCTCATTTTCTACTTCCTGCTCATCCGCCCCCAACAGAAGCAGCAGAAGGCGCATCAGAAGATGCTGGAGGGCCTTAAGAAAGGGGACCGGATACTAACCACCGGAGGCCTTTACGGCGCCATAGTGGGGCTCAAGGGCAATGATCTCGAGGTGCGCTTCTCAGAGACCGTGAAGCTGACCGTGGCACGCTCCGCGGTGGCTTCTCTTCTTTCCTCCGAGGGAGACTGCGCGCAAACCTCGGCCAAGACGCCCAGCGCCATCTCCTAG
- the secD gene encoding protein translocase subunit SecD, with translation MNKFQLKWLGVLASIGLAVFLLYPSINWYSMDAKERGRLEAYRLRPKWLLNLGLDLKGGTHLLMELDVSQLPPQADVNDAMSRAIEIIRNRVDQFGVAEPLIVKQGARWIVVQLPGITNSQQAKELIGKTALLEFRMVESSEKAQQALNKLSELGAAFEGEKISPAAAKLVPAGTELFRGKDNSIYLLSKNAPLTGAQLDTARVETGGGDYGMPVVAFKFKPEAASVFSNLTAANVGKNLAIVLDGVVYSAPVIKGRIPGSSGIIEGNFTIEEAKSLAIVLRAGALPAPVNIIEERTIGPTVGEDSIKSGLYSTLIAGALIFAFMVVYYSFAGFVADLALILNLVLLLACMAYFGFTLSLPGIVGIVLTLAISVDDNVLIFERIREELALGKPVRIALETGYDKAWTAIWDSMVATGISSIFLFQFGSGPIKGFAVTLLLGMAIGRFTAINFTRLVFQTYLSNRDVDTLSIG, from the coding sequence ATGAATAAATTCCAACTCAAATGGCTGGGGGTTTTGGCCTCCATAGGCCTTGCCGTTTTTCTCCTCTATCCCTCCATCAACTGGTATTCCATGGACGCCAAGGAGCGCGGGCGCCTGGAGGCCTACCGCCTGCGGCCGAAGTGGCTGCTCAACCTCGGCCTCGATCTCAAGGGCGGAACCCATCTTCTTATGGAGCTCGACGTCTCCCAACTTCCCCCCCAGGCCGACGTGAACGACGCCATGAGCAGGGCCATCGAGATCATCCGCAACCGCGTGGACCAATTCGGGGTGGCCGAGCCGCTCATCGTCAAGCAGGGCGCGCGTTGGATCGTGGTCCAGCTGCCCGGCATCACCAACTCCCAGCAGGCCAAGGAGCTCATCGGCAAAACCGCCCTTCTCGAGTTCCGGATGGTGGAGAGCTCGGAGAAGGCCCAGCAGGCCCTCAATAAATTATCCGAGCTGGGCGCGGCCTTCGAGGGCGAGAAGATTTCCCCTGCGGCCGCCAAGCTCGTGCCAGCGGGAACGGAGCTTTTCCGGGGCAAGGACAACTCGATCTATCTTTTGAGCAAGAACGCGCCCTTGACCGGTGCCCAGCTTGACACGGCCAGGGTCGAGACCGGAGGCGGCGACTACGGGATGCCGGTGGTGGCCTTCAAGTTCAAGCCGGAAGCGGCGAGCGTGTTCTCCAATCTCACGGCGGCCAACGTGGGCAAGAACCTCGCCATTGTTTTGGACGGCGTCGTCTACTCGGCTCCCGTCATTAAAGGAAGGATTCCCGGGAGCTCCGGCATCATCGAGGGCAATTTCACGATCGAGGAGGCCAAGAGCCTGGCCATCGTGCTGCGGGCGGGCGCCCTTCCCGCCCCCGTCAACATCATCGAGGAGCGCACCATCGGTCCCACGGTGGGAGAGGACTCGATCAAGTCCGGGCTCTATTCGACCCTCATCGCGGGGGCACTCATTTTCGCCTTCATGGTGGTCTATTACAGCTTCGCGGGTTTCGTGGCCGACCTCGCTCTGATCTTGAACCTGGTGCTCCTTCTGGCCTGCATGGCCTATTTCGGCTTCACCTTGAGCCTGCCCGGCATCGTGGGCATCGTGCTCACCTTGGCCATCTCGGTGGACGACAACGTCCTTATCTTCGAGCGCATCCGCGAGGAGCTGGCCTTGGGCAAGCCCGTGCGCATCGCGCTCGAGACCGGCTACGATAAGGCCTGGACCGCGATCTGGGACTCGATGGTGGCCACCGGCATCTCCTCCATTTTCCTCTTCCAGTTCGGCAGCGGCCCCATTAAGGGATTCGCCGTGACCTTGCTCCTGGGCATGGCCATCGGGCGCTTTACCGCCATTAATTTCACGAGGCTGGTGTTCCAGACCTACCTCTCCAATCGCGACGTCGACACCTTGAGCATAGGATAA
- the secF gene encoding protein translocase subunit SecF gives MHIFPKTHFDFLAWRRKFFFISALLLGGSIISLAVRGVKYGIDFTGGTVLQITFDKPLELSELRAAVEKAGLADAALQHFSGTSTFVIRIQADPNQSAEKIEKQLAAIQAAVGEDKFRVDNKEFVGPAVGKHLFRQALWAIVLSLAGIIVYLAFRFANPMWGVAGIVALFHDVLATYGLFSVLGAEVDLLIISAILTIGGYSIHDTIIILDRMREKMRIMRKDPLNVVMNESINETLSRTVITSLTVLAVVIIVFFFGGKVIHHFAMAMVFGVIVGTYSSIAVAAPLVYEWSLHSRTAAKK, from the coding sequence ATGCACATTTTCCCGAAAACCCATTTCGATTTTCTGGCCTGGCGCCGCAAGTTCTTCTTTATTTCCGCGCTTCTCCTGGGCGGCAGCATCATCTCCTTGGCCGTTCGCGGGGTCAAGTACGGCATCGACTTCACCGGAGGCACGGTCCTTCAGATCACGTTCGATAAGCCCTTGGAGCTCTCCGAACTCCGCGCAGCCGTCGAGAAGGCGGGGTTGGCGGACGCCGCCCTCCAGCATTTCTCCGGCACCAGCACCTTCGTCATCCGCATCCAGGCCGACCCCAACCAGTCGGCCGAGAAGATCGAGAAGCAATTGGCGGCGATCCAGGCCGCGGTGGGCGAGGACAAGTTCCGGGTGGACAACAAGGAGTTCGTGGGCCCAGCCGTGGGAAAGCACTTGTTTCGCCAGGCTTTGTGGGCGATCGTCCTGTCGTTGGCCGGGATCATCGTTTACCTGGCTTTCCGCTTCGCCAATCCGATGTGGGGCGTGGCGGGAATAGTGGCCCTTTTTCACGACGTGCTCGCCACCTACGGCCTCTTCTCGGTCCTGGGGGCGGAGGTGGATCTTCTCATCATCTCGGCCATTCTCACCATCGGCGGCTATTCCATACACGACACCATCATCATTCTCGACCGCATGCGGGAGAAGATGCGGATCATGCGCAAGGACCCCTTGAACGTGGTCATGAACGAGAGCATCAACGAGACCTTGTCTCGGACCGTGATCACGAGCCTCACGGTGCTTGCCGTGGTCATCATCGTTTTTTTCTTCGGCGGCAAGGTCATCCACCACTTCGCGATGGCCATGGTCTTCGGCGTGATCGTCGGGACTTATTCCAGCATCGCGGTGGCGGCCCCATTGGTGTATGAATGGTCCCTTCATTCCCGAACGGCGGCGAAAAAATAG
- a CDS encoding lysophospholipid acyltransferase family protein: MLLAWIVPPLVYLYMSLVGVTTRVTVFGAEHRRRLRGRGQRFIYAFWHQRQVFFTWSHRGDPAAVLVSRSRDGELIARTMRLSRLSALRGSSTRGAVPAVRGMIEALDSGLDLGVTPDGPKGPAREVKPGVIYLAQKLQIPILPITNALSRRIEFKRAWDRFQVPLPFGKAALCYGAPISVALDDDHSKKAKELEEALNLLTEEADRLVRV; encoded by the coding sequence GTGCTGCTCGCCTGGATCGTTCCTCCCCTGGTTTACCTGTACATGTCGCTGGTGGGCGTTACCACGCGGGTGACGGTCTTTGGGGCGGAGCACCGCAGGCGCCTGCGCGGCCGCGGCCAGAGGTTCATCTACGCCTTCTGGCACCAGCGCCAGGTGTTCTTCACCTGGAGCCACCGGGGAGACCCCGCCGCGGTCCTGGTCAGCCGCAGCCGGGACGGCGAGCTTATCGCCCGGACCATGCGCCTCTCGCGCCTCTCGGCCTTGCGCGGCTCCTCGACGAGGGGGGCGGTCCCGGCCGTGCGCGGCATGATCGAGGCCTTGGACAGCGGTCTGGACTTGGGGGTTACCCCGGACGGCCCCAAGGGCCCGGCCCGCGAGGTCAAGCCCGGGGTCATTTACCTTGCGCAAAAGCTCCAGATCCCAATTCTCCCGATCACCAACGCGCTCTCGCGCCGGATCGAGTTCAAAAGAGCATGGGACCGATTCCAAGTCCCTCTCCCCTTCGGCAAAGCCGCGTTGTGCTACGGAGCCCCGATCTCGGTGGCTCTCGACGACGACCATTCCAAGAAGGCCAAGGAGCTGGAGGAAGCCTTAAACCTCCTCACCGAAGAGGCCGATAGGCTGGTGCGCGTGTGA
- a CDS encoding 3-deoxy-D-manno-octulosonic acid transferase, translated as MIGLIAYQLLFLPAALFWLAVFALSPRRGLLRGLGDEIKERLGFLGHAALRRLNLRRVVWIHAASSGEVGAMAGFIKALAHRDPGARILVTSSTSAGRERARALPGVSAAVMAPLDFIPCLGRFITAARPRALLIAETELWPAMIEFCSRRAIPIAVLNARLSERSFGRYRKARIFVRPYLRRISLICAQDEAEAGRFLELGANPDAVRVAGNMKCDQSEPPAQIGEVQGAFRLLGWEGRPVFVAGSTHPGEEEILLDAYARARRSFPELKLVLAPRHVERTERAETLLRAKGIDFACWSDLTRGIPQTKTSVLLLDIMGLLPSFYALARACFVGGSLVPVGGHSLLEPALAGSPVLFGPHVDNTESVARLLESAGCGFMVEDADALSRVLGDLLADPVRSQALGRQASELSRGLQGATERCLDWAWPLVAGPQ; from the coding sequence GTGATCGGCTTAATCGCCTACCAGCTCCTCTTTTTGCCCGCCGCGCTTTTCTGGCTGGCCGTTTTCGCCCTTTCGCCAAGGAGGGGGCTTCTCCGAGGGTTGGGCGATGAAATCAAGGAGCGGCTCGGATTTCTGGGTCACGCCGCCCTGCGGAGGTTGAACCTCCGCAGGGTTGTTTGGATCCACGCGGCCTCGTCGGGAGAGGTCGGGGCCATGGCGGGCTTCATCAAGGCCCTGGCGCATAGGGACCCGGGCGCGCGCATCCTCGTCACGAGCTCGACGAGCGCCGGCCGTGAGAGAGCCCGAGCTCTTCCCGGCGTCTCGGCCGCGGTCATGGCCCCCCTCGATTTTATTCCCTGCCTCGGGCGCTTCATCACCGCGGCGCGGCCGCGGGCCCTTCTCATAGCCGAGACCGAGCTTTGGCCGGCCATGATAGAGTTTTGCTCGCGCAGGGCGATTCCCATCGCCGTCTTGAACGCGCGACTTTCTGAAAGAAGTTTCGGACGCTACAGGAAAGCCCGAATCTTCGTTCGCCCCTATTTAAGGCGCATTTCGCTGATTTGCGCCCAGGACGAGGCCGAGGCCGGGCGCTTCCTGGAGCTGGGAGCAAACCCTGACGCTGTCCGGGTGGCCGGCAACATGAAATGCGACCAGTCGGAGCCTCCCGCCCAGATTGGGGAGGTCCAGGGGGCATTTCGGCTTTTGGGCTGGGAGGGGCGGCCCGTTTTCGTGGCGGGCAGCACCCATCCGGGCGAGGAGGAGATTCTCCTCGACGCTTACGCGCGGGCAAGGCGCAGCTTCCCCGAATTGAAGCTTGTCCTAGCACCTCGGCATGTGGAAAGAACGGAGCGGGCGGAAACCCTCTTGCGGGCCAAAGGCATCGATTTCGCATGCTGGTCTGACTTGACGCGGGGCATTCCCCAAACGAAGACTTCCGTGCTGCTTCTCGACATCATGGGTCTGCTCCCCTCTTTTTACGCCCTCGCCCGGGCTTGCTTCGTCGGAGGAAGCCTGGTGCCGGTGGGCGGGCACAGCTTGCTTGAGCCGGCGCTGGCGGGGTCCCCGGTCCTGTTCGGGCCCCATGTGGACAACACCGAGAGCGTTGCCAGGCTCTTGGAGAGCGCTGGCTGCGGATTCATGGTGGAGGACGCGGACGCCCTATCCCGAGTTCTTGGGGATTTGCTGGCCGACCCCGTGCGCTCTCAGGCTTTGGGGAGACAAGCCTCGGAGCTGTCCCGAGGCCTACAGGGCGCTACCGAGCGCTGTCTCGACTGGGCCTGGCCGCTCGTCGCGGGCCCCCAGTGA